The following coding sequences are from one bacterium SCSIO 12741 window:
- a CDS encoding septum formation initiator family protein, with product MIKKVKELWNKCPRWIRNKYTLTAVIFFFYMLFFDQNDLISQAQLRMELEELEDNKAYFKVQIEETREDLNDLLTNDENLEKFAREKYLMKMDNEEIFVIVEEE from the coding sequence ATGATCAAAAAGGTCAAAGAATTGTGGAACAAATGCCCGCGTTGGATCAGGAATAAATATACCCTGACGGCGGTGATCTTTTTCTTCTACATGTTGTTTTTTGATCAAAACGACCTCATCAGCCAGGCTCAGTTGCGTATGGAGCTTGAAGAACTGGAAGACAACAAAGCCTACTTTAAGGTACAAATTGAAGAAACCCGGGAAGATCTTAACGATCTGTTGACCAACGATGAAAACCTCGAAAAATTCGCCCGGGAAAAGTACCTAATGAAAATGGACAACGAGGAAATCTTCGTAATCGTCGAAGAGGAATAG
- a CDS encoding methylmalonyl-CoA mutase subunit beta: MNKDRFFHEFPPVSKEDWVAKIQKDLKGKPYESLQHQDLEGDQLDPVWHASDRKDWTQPNIPERDSITPWMINEQIQVQEGNPEEANRQALDALSHGANSITFAFSSEKKSDWEGALKDILPQYVHLGFAAPQKSLQLGEHLQAVLPAEAREQFSMHLENDPIGVALENGNWQQSSGQDLVSILETEDSLITTFPKLRVATVRGELYHNAGADAATELAASLATCHEYLLVLTESGLEASQAANHISIRLASGTDYFKELAKFRAMRMLWNRLVQAYDPKAFTGHIQAVTSQFFSTVYDPYNNMLRGTTQAMSAILGGADLLRILPFNTAWKEGDHFARRIARNTQLLMQEEAHLGKVTDPASGSYYLEHLTRELAQEAWKQFQEMEAQGGIISLIESGQLQEKIHTQAQEKIAKADSDEWPVLGVNLYPNDQEKMIDEIQETEFTDEPIEPAFTPLQSIRLVGEKEMQRLSDELNSAE, translated from the coding sequence ATGAATAAGGACCGTTTCTTTCATGAATTTCCACCCGTATCCAAAGAAGATTGGGTAGCGAAAATTCAAAAAGACCTCAAAGGAAAACCCTACGAATCATTACAACATCAAGACCTGGAAGGAGATCAGCTTGATCCGGTCTGGCACGCCTCTGATCGAAAGGATTGGACCCAGCCGAATATTCCGGAACGCGATTCGATCACTCCCTGGATGATCAATGAACAAATTCAGGTGCAAGAAGGTAATCCGGAAGAAGCCAATCGCCAGGCTTTGGATGCCCTTTCTCATGGAGCGAATAGCATCACCTTTGCGTTCTCCAGCGAAAAGAAATCGGACTGGGAAGGCGCCTTAAAAGACATTCTGCCGCAATACGTTCATTTAGGCTTTGCGGCTCCCCAAAAATCACTTCAATTAGGTGAGCACCTCCAGGCGGTACTTCCAGCTGAAGCTCGGGAACAATTTTCCATGCATTTGGAAAACGACCCCATTGGAGTAGCCCTTGAAAATGGAAACTGGCAACAGAGTTCCGGACAAGACCTGGTGAGTATCCTGGAAACCGAAGATTCCTTGATTACCACTTTCCCTAAACTTCGGGTGGCCACCGTAAGGGGAGAATTATACCACAACGCTGGTGCCGATGCGGCTACCGAATTAGCTGCATCCTTAGCTACCTGCCATGAATATTTGTTGGTGCTTACAGAATCTGGATTGGAAGCGTCTCAAGCCGCCAATCACATTTCGATACGACTGGCCAGCGGAACGGACTACTTCAAAGAGTTGGCCAAGTTTAGAGCCATGAGAATGCTTTGGAACCGATTGGTTCAAGCCTATGATCCAAAAGCTTTTACAGGACATATACAGGCCGTTACTTCGCAATTTTTCAGTACAGTGTACGATCCCTACAACAACATGCTTCGTGGAACCACACAGGCTATGTCTGCCATCTTAGGTGGCGCTGATTTACTGCGAATTCTACCCTTTAATACCGCCTGGAAAGAAGGCGATCATTTTGCCCGAAGAATTGCCCGGAACACACAACTGCTTATGCAGGAAGAAGCTCACCTGGGTAAGGTAACCGATCCCGCATCAGGATCCTACTACCTGGAACACTTGACCCGCGAACTGGCCCAAGAAGCCTGGAAACAATTTCAAGAAATGGAAGCTCAGGGAGGAATCATCTCCCTGATTGAATCGGGGCAATTGCAGGAAAAAATCCACACCCAGGCCCAGGAAAAGATCGCTAAAGCCGACAGTGATGAATGGCCCGTATTAGGAGTAAACCTCTACCCCAACGATCAGGAAAAGATGATTGATGAGATTCAGGAGACTGAATTCACAGATGAACCTATAGAGCCAGCCTTTACCCCGCTCCAGTCCATTCGATTGGTGGGAGAAAAAGAAATGCAACGATTGTCGGATGAATTAAACAGTGCGGAATGA
- a CDS encoding Crp/Fnr family transcriptional regulator: MIPFEKTLSFLGPDLIDQLKDKAVIQEFPAETEILRESQYVKVLPIVLEGLVKVFSRFDDRELLLYYIEPAQSCVMSFSASLKNEPSRVFAVTEEPTKLLLLPVDVLPGWLKSYPSLNQLFYEQYNLRYAELLDTIHHVLFHKMDQRLYDYLLAKSKVTGQDVLKMSHVQMAQELGTAREVITRVIKKLESEGKVSQSKQGIAVHLVSNP, translated from the coding sequence ATGATACCCTTTGAAAAGACCCTATCGTTTCTCGGCCCGGATTTGATTGATCAACTAAAAGACAAGGCGGTTATTCAAGAGTTCCCGGCTGAAACAGAAATCTTAAGAGAGAGCCAATATGTGAAGGTGCTGCCCATTGTACTGGAAGGTTTAGTCAAGGTGTTTTCCAGGTTTGATGATCGGGAGTTGCTGCTCTACTACATCGAGCCGGCTCAGAGCTGCGTCATGTCTTTTTCGGCCAGCTTAAAAAATGAACCCAGCCGGGTTTTTGCAGTAACCGAAGAGCCAACTAAATTACTCTTGCTTCCCGTAGATGTGTTGCCGGGTTGGTTGAAGAGCTATCCTTCCCTCAATCAATTGTTCTATGAGCAATACAACTTGCGGTATGCTGAATTGCTGGATACTATTCACCATGTCCTTTTCCACAAAATGGATCAGCGGCTTTACGATTATTTGCTGGCCAAGTCCAAAGTGACCGGACAGGATGTTTTAAAAATGTCGCATGTGCAAATGGCTCAAGAATTGGGTACTGCTCGGGAGGTAATTACCCGGGTAATTAAAAAACTGGAATCGGAGGGAAAGGTGAGCCAGTCCAAACAAGGAATTGCTGTTCATCTTGTTTCTAACCCATAA